Within Streptomyces roseirectus, the genomic segment TCCGAGGAGCCGCGGACCGTCAGTGCTTCTCCCGTCTGTGGTGGGCGGCCGAGCTGTTCCGGAACGGGTCGGACTACGAACCGGTCGAGGCGGCCTGCGGCAGCCAGGACCTCATCCACAACACTCTCCGGCTGGATCTGATCGACCACCGTCCCACGGCCCAGGCTCTGGTCCGACTTCTGAGGAGCGGGCTGGGCGGGCGAGAGGTCAACGCCCTCTGGACCGCGATCAACACGGCCGGAGCCACCCTGATCCACGACGCCCTCGCACCGGACGAACCCCGAGACCCCACCCCCCTGCGGAACTGGATCGCGGCGGCCGAATCGGCACCACCGGTCGACCGGTACAACCTCCCCGAAGGACCCGACGAGGAACCGGTCCCGGAGGACTCGGTGGAAGCGCTCGTCAAGCACTTCACCGAGCTGTTCGAGACCGCGCCGGTCAGAGGGAGGAAGACCGAGGAGTGACCCGGGGGCCCCGGGTCACTCCTCCCCGTCCGCCTTCTTCGCGCGCTTCGGTGCCTGGTCGTCGGACTTCGGGCACCTGGCCGTGCAGGCGTCACCGGCGCCGCAGCCCTCTTCACGCAGCTTGGTCCGCTGGTCGTCCGTGGCCCGGGGCCACGGCTTCCGCAACTCCTCCGGGTCCGGCCGGGGCAGCCCGAGCGCCGCGCTCAGCAGGTGCGCCCCGAACAGCGGCGGTACCGCGTTGCCCACCTGCTGGGCCTGCGCCGTACCGGTCCACGGGTAGTCCGGCGGGAAGCTCTGGAGCATCCCCGCCTCGTTCATGCTGAACCGGGAACCCTCGTGGACGACGTTCTCGTCCAGGTGCTCGAAGACCACGAAGCGAGAGATGCGTCCGGTGACGGTGGCCGCGGGTTGCCGGTCGGTGCGGACCCCGCGCCGGCCCGGGTTCCCCGAGCTGCCGTAGTTCGAGCGGACCAGGAAGCGCCTCTCCCGACCCGGATGCGAACCCACCGGTTCCCCGACGGCGTCCCACATCGACCTCCACTGCGGCAGCGACCGGTCGTCCTCCTCCTGGGGCCGCTCGTCGAGGGTCGGCTGATGGCCCTCCCCGGCGCTCCGGGCGTTCGCCCGGTTCCATTCCTTCGCCTCGTAGGGGCGATGGGTCGGCGCGGGGAGCGCGGGGCGACCGAGTCCCTTGCGCCGGGCGATCAGCACCGCGCGCGACCGGGTCTGCGGCACCCCGTAGGTCTCGGTGTCGAGGACGTCGACGACGGCCTCGTACCGGGTGCCGTCGGGAAGGCCGATCTCCTCCAGCACCTTGGCGTAGTGGAGCCACAGCGCCTCGACCTCGCGGACCTGCTCCAGCACGATGACGTCGTAGGGGCGGTTCTCCCGGCTCGTGCTCCTGGTCGCACGGATCGCGTATCGGAGGGGTTCGAGCACCATCCCGGTGCGCGGATCGGTGAGGGACTTCAGGTCCTCGTCGATCTTCTCGTCAGGGTCGCCCGCCATCAGGCGTTCGATGTACTCCTTGACCTCGTCGAGCGCCTTGCGACCGGCGCCCTTTCCCGCCACCGAGTACGTCTGGCACGGTGGGCCGCCGGCGAGCACGTTGATCTCCGGCGGCAACGCCTCGAAGCGGTCCCTGCGTACCGCGCTGACATCGGCGTGCCAGGTGTCCAACCCGGCCGCGTACCGCGTCAGACACGTGCTCCGGTCCCACTCGATGCCGAGACTCGGGATCTGGAGCGCGTGTCCGCCGACGTCCAGTCCTCCGGGACCCGCGAAGAGGTCCAGGACAAAGGGTTTGTCGAGGATGGACTGGTGGGGCGCCGTGCTGGTCATGTGGCGGAAGTCTAGCCGGCCGCGGACGTCGCCGAGTCCGCCTCGAGAGCTTCGGCGACCGCCCGACCCAACGCCTCCCCGACCGGAGGCGGCGTCGCGTGCCCCACCTGCCGGTACCGCGAGGTCTTGCGGCCGGAGATCTCCCACGAAGGGGGGAAGCTCTGCAACAGGGCCGCCTGTTCGACCGTGATCCTCACCATGCCGTCCCTGCCGAGAGCGGGGTCCCAGACGAAGTCCGATCCGGGGATCTCGTCACCCAGGCTGCCGGCGTTGACGCCCATGGTCGCCCACGTGTTCTTGGCGCCGGTCGGACCCAGGTCGGCGCCGCCACGGTTCTTCGAGCCGCCGACCAGCGTCGGAGCCGGTCTGCTCGCCTGCGCGGCCCAGCGGACGGCGTCCGACCAACCGCGCGAGGCCATGGACGGCCCCAGAGCGGCACCGACGGTCACCGGTTCCCGCACGGTGGGCATCGGCTCGTGGAACGCGCCGGTCCGGTCGACCTTGAGGGCCATCAGGATGCCCTGCTTACGGTTCTGGGGCACTCCGAAGTCGACGGCGTTCAGGACGAACCAGCTGAACCGGTATCCCAGATGGGCCAGTTCGTCCCGAGCGAAGTCATGGAA encodes:
- a CDS encoding DNA cytosine methyltransferase, which translates into the protein MTSTAPHQSILDKPFVLDLFAGPGGLDVGGHALQIPSLGIEWDRSTCLTRYAAGLDTWHADVSAVRRDRFEALPPEINVLAGGPPCQTYSVAGKGAGRKALDEVKEYIERLMAGDPDEKIDEDLKSLTDPRTGMVLEPLRYAIRATRSTSRENRPYDVIVLEQVREVEALWLHYAKVLEEIGLPDGTRYEAVVDVLDTETYGVPQTRSRAVLIARRKGLGRPALPAPTHRPYEAKEWNRANARSAGEGHQPTLDERPQEEDDRSLPQWRSMWDAVGEPVGSHPGRERRFLVRSNYGSSGNPGRRGVRTDRQPAATVTGRISRFVVFEHLDENVVHEGSRFSMNEAGMLQSFPPDYPWTGTAQAQQVGNAVPPLFGAHLLSAALGLPRPDPEELRKPWPRATDDQRTKLREEGCGAGDACTARCPKSDDQAPKRAKKADGEE
- a CDS encoding DUF6339 family protein; this translates as MIDKPSHVPEYLALLAASDADQFLTEGLLKGEEVHAGIDLAKVVESFPTREARRSAEPIRSLVEDAMYAFAEDRPKADAWLAPRLHATLRLTRREAAEKRLWNHLALAVAPDYVVWRHLGKERVSAERFRGAADRQCFSRLWWAAELFRNGSDYEPVEAACGSQDLIHNTLRLDLIDHRPTAQALVRLLRSGLGGREVNALWTAINTAGATLIHDALAPDEPRDPTPLRNWIAAAESAPPVDRYNLPEGPDEEPVPEDSVEALVKHFTELFETAPVRGRKTEE
- a CDS encoding DNA cytosine methyltransferase, whose translation is MSGLTFVDVCSGAGGLALGLERAGFEPRLLLDDDEDAVTTLRTNRPHWNVLHTDLLEFDPQDHPESYDVDLLSAGLPRVRSSATVARSDSRVEERLLKATVYLVHAIKPRVLLIENVPGLADSDDHQEFHDFARDELAHLGYRFSWFVLNAVDFGVPQNRKQGILMALKVDRTGAFHEPMPTVREPVTVGAALGPSMASRGWSDAVRWAAQASRPAPTLVGGSKNRGGADLGPTGAKNTWATMGVNAGSLGDEIPGSDFVWDPALGRDGMVRITVEQAALLQSFPPSWEISGRKTSRYRQVGHATPPPVGEALGRAVAEALEADSATSAAG